Genomic DNA from Rhodothermales bacterium:
CAGCGGTCCGGCCTGCTCGGTGAGCGTCCACAGGTTGTTCATGGTGAACCCGTCGGACGGCGCGTCCGCCGCCTGGACGGGCAGGAGCGCGCTCCCCGCACTCTCCGCGCCGGCGCTGAGGCCGGCACCGCCGAGCGCGACAAACACGCCGGCGGCAATGATCACTAGAAATAGGCGCAGTAATCGGTTCATGGATCTCACGATCTAGTGTTGGATACGTAGTTCAATGCGGTCGGCGTCCTGCTGAAGCGGCTCGATGTCTCGCGTGACGCGTACGGTGACTTTGCGCAGGAATTTCTGCACGTAGACTTTGCGCCGGTTGGACGCATGGCGTTCGCCCTGCTGATCGGTCCAGTACAGGCGGTACTGATAGACCCCCGGTGCAATCACGGTGCCGGTATCGTCCAGCCAGTCCCATGCCAGCTCATCGGGCAGCTGCCCGCTGCCGGCAAACGTCTTCACGGTGTTCCCCTCGGCATCGTCGACGCGCACTTCCCAGCCGGTGGCGACGCCATCCTGGTTGGCGCCGAGGAAGTACAGCAGGGTGCTGGCCGGTTCGAGCACGAGCGCGTGTTCTTCGGGCAAAAAGCTGGATTGCGTGGCGCGTTCGAGCGTCGAGTCGGCGGGGGCGGGCACAATCTCGACGCGGTCTCCGGGGATGCCCTGGCCGACCAGGCGGTTGCGCACGCCGGTGGCGCGCAGCAGCGCGTCGGCCGGCGCGGTGACGCGCAGTGTTCTGGAGTCGTCACGTCCCACAACGCGTCCGGCTTCCCGCACTGAGGCTTCATATTGAGACGAGTACGTGCCCGTCATCACCACGCGGTCGTTCGGGTCTTCGATCGGCGCCGGCTCGGTGGGCTGCACCCGCGCCACGCGGACCGAATCCAGCGCGCCGAGGTCGGCTTTCGAGAGCTGCCGCAACGCCGCCTCCGGGATGTCGCTGTCGATCTCACGGACGATGACCTGCTCGTAGTAGCGCAGGTAGTCGCTCGTGGCGCTGGTGTACACCCGCGGCCGCAGCACCGGGTCGAGCGTCGGCAGATCGGTCGTATAGAGCAGTGCCGGCGGCATGATGGGATCGGGCAGATCGGGCGTGCGGCCGAACTCGTAGACGAGGCTGAACGTGTGCGACCCGTTCGTCGCGCCGCCGAGCGCGCCGAGCGGCAGCTCGTAGCCATAACTCACGCTGATCGGCCCGCCGACATGCAGGAGCCCTTCGAGCCGCGCCTGGTCCAGATCGGTCGTGCTGCTGAAACGAAGGTACGAGCCGGCGAGCGACACGGCCTCCACGCTCCAGCGCGTTTCGGGCCCGTACGCCGTGCCCACCAGCTCGACGAGCGCGCGCATCGGCCCCACGGCGTAGCCCGCGCCGATAAACGGTTCCGGGGCGAGCGTTACGCCATCGCCCACGAGCGAGAGATCGGGGCCGTTGGCATTGCGCACGCCAAGCGCCAGGCTCAACGCCGGCAGCGGCTGCGCGAACGCGCCGAGCGTGGCGTTGATGACGGTCCGGCTGTACCCGCCGGCAAACACGGGGTCAGCCGGATCGAACTCGACAAAGTTGGCGGCGTCGTACGACAGGTTGTAGGCGGCCACCTGCGCCCCCACCGACAGGAACTTGAGAAAACGCGCCGACACGCCGGCGCCGATCGACGTGCGCTGAAAAATCGGACTGTCGAAATACTGCACGAGCATGCCGGCGCCGAACCGGTCCGAGAGCAGGAAAGGCGACGACAGCGCAAAGGCGCCCTGCCGCAACGGGATGCCCCCGGATTCGCCGAAGCCGAGATGGTATGCTTTCGCGCCGAGCGCGAGACGGGCCCGCTGGAACGAAAGGATCGCCGGGTTGGCGAACGCCGCCATCGGGTCTTCCATGCTGACGGAGGGGCCCATCATGGGCTGCTGCGCGCGCGTCACGGCCGGCCACCAGCGCGAGCAGCAGCGTAGCCAGGGTCATGGCGTGAAGGTAGTGCATCCTGTTCATGGCGTCCTCCTCGTCTACCGGGCCAGGGTGATGTGTCCGGTGGCGACGATATCTCGCTCCTCTTCCACCGTGTAGAGGTACACCCCGGGGCGCAGCTCGCGCCCGTCGTCGTCGCGGCCGTCCCACTCCAGCGCGCCATCCACCACCTGGTCGAACGTGCGGAGGAGCCGGCCTTCAAAGCTGAAGATCCGCAGCACGGGTTGCGTCAGGCCGAACTCCGCGATGCGGAAGGCGACGCGGTCGTTGAAGCCATCCTCGTTCGGCGTGAACGGGTTCGGCGCCACCGGCAGGGCGTCAGGAAGCTCGACCTCGAAGGGGCCGAGCACGAAATCGTTGTTGTCCTCGAGGATCTCATCGATCCCGAAGTCGGCGTCGACGCGGAAAACGAGGGTGTAGGTGCCCGGATCGGGGAAATCGACGCTGGCCGTGAAGGTCGTTTCCGCGCCGGCGGCCAGGGCCTCGATCGTCGCAAAATCGACGACCTGATCGTTGCTCCGGATCTCGACCCGGAACGGCTCGCTGACATCCAGGTCGCCGATGTTGCGCACCACGCCGGTGAAGTCGTGGGTCTGGCCGCGTGTGATCGGGTCGGCGAGCCCATCGGTTCGCGCCAGATCGGCGGCAAACAGATCGGGAAGCAACGGACGCACGTCGAAGGGGCCGATACAGACCCGGTTGTTTTCCTCATCGACCTCGAGGATGTCGAGGAGCACGTCAGCATCGAAACACACCTGGTGCGCGCCGGCCTGCGTGAGCGCAAAGCTGCTGCTGGTCAGGCCCGGCAGGATCTCGACGTTCATCCCCGGCGTGACGATATCGCCCACCGGCTCGCTGACGCCGTCGGGGCGCACCAGCACAAACCGGTTGCGGAACGTGTCGGGGACCGGGTAATAGAGGTTTTCGAGATCGGCCAGCACCTGGAGATTGTCGCCGACGCGGAGGCCGGTCAGCGCGAGGCCGGCCGCCACCGCGAGGTTACGCGGGATCAGATCCGGGAGCGGATCCACCGCCTCGGCGCGCAGGAAGACGTAGAACGTATCCCGCCCGCAGAGGTCCACCGTGGCGACGCGGAGCGAATCGAAGTAGACGCCGGCCACATCCGGCTTGAACTGGACGTCAACCGCCTGACGGCCGCCGGCGACGATCGTCTCGGGCGGGATGGGCGCCAGCACCTCGAAAAGCGGACTGCTGGCGAAGAAGCTGCTGAGGTCGCCCGCGATATTTCCCTCATTCAACAGATCGAACGAGCGGACCAGCGAATCCCCCACGACGACCATGCCGAAGTCGAGCGTGTCCGGCGTCGCAGTGAACCGCGAGGACACGCCGCGCCCCACCAGCGGCACGGTGACCTCCACGATGCTCTGCTGCGCGTCGAGGCCGCACAACTCCGCCAGGATGCGCGTGCGCAGCACGAGTTCGGCGACATAGTCTTCCGCCGCGAGCGGCGTGAAGCGGACGGCGATCGATCCGCTCTCGCCCGGCTCGAGCACGAGCGCCGCGGTATCCGGGAAATACACGCCGGCATCCGGGCGCACGCTGACATCGACCGACACCGGGTGGTTGGTGTTGTTGCGGACCTGCACGGTCTGCGTCGAATCCTCATCCACACACAGCTCGCCGTAGGCCAGGACCGGAGGCAGCACGTCCAGCGGCGCCTCGCGCCCACCGATCTTGTAAAAGACCGCGAGGTTGCCGGCGGTGGTGTTCACCACGAGGAGGTCCATGTCGCTGTCCCCATCAACGTCCGCCGCCGTGATGGCGATGGGATTCGCATCCTGGGGCAGCGCACCGGTCTGATAGGCGGCCGGCAGAGCGCGTTCAAACCCCTGGCCGGCGGTATTCAGAATGCCGGATCTCGCCGTCGGCGAGATGGGCGGTGACGACGTCGAGGTCGAAATCCTGCCCCAGCCCTCGAAAGGCCCCGAGGGCATCCGTGCTGTCGATGTCGGCCACGACGAGCGCCAGCGCCTGCGACGAGGTGGAATCGACCGGCAATGCCTGCGAAAGCTGGAGCGCCGCGCCGTTGCCGGTATTTTGCAGGACCACCACGTTGCGCGAATCCTGCGCCGAGACGACCAGATCGAGCCGCGCATCCCCGTACCGGGTCGTGTCCGCGCTGAGCACGTCGGCGGCTTCGATGGCCGCCGGCGAAAACGGCAGCGGCGTCGTCACGGTCGGCTCGAAAGCGCCGGTGCCGTCGTTGTGGAGGTAATCGAGACGCTGATCGCCGAGGCTGGCGGCGTAGAGATCGAGAAACCCGTCGTTATCGAAGTCGCCCGCGACGAGTCCCGCCGGCGAGGCGCCCACGTCGTACACCGCCGGCGGCGCAAACGTGCCGTCGCCGTTGTTGAGATGGACATAGATCTGATCGACGCCGAACGCCGAGACGGCGATATCCTGATCGCCATCGTTGTCGAAATCCCCCACCGCCGTGCGCACCGGCCGTTCGCCGGTGTCGAGGGTCTGCGTGCTGAACAGGCCGTTGCCGTCGTTGAAGACCAGCGTGAGCGTGCTTTCGAGCAAATTGCTGACGACGAGATCGACTGCCCCGTCGGCGTTCCAGTCTCCCCCGGAAATCGCGTACGGCCCCGAACCGACCCGCACGTCGATCCGCTGGCTGTACCGGCGCGGCCGGCTGCCCTGGTTGAGGTAGATGGCGATGGAGTTCGAGCCGCTGTTGGCGACGACGGCATCGGGCAGCAGATCGCCGTCGAGATCGCCGGCGTAAAGGTGCACCGGCGCATCGCCGGCGCCCAGGCTGAACACATCGGGGCCCTCGAACCGGCCGCTTCCGTAGGCCGCCGCGGGCACGAACTGCCATTGAAACGGCGCCTGCGAAGCCCCCGACAGCGCCCGGATGCCCGACACGGTCACGGACACCCGCTCGCCCTCCCGCATGGCGCAGGGCAGCGTGTAGATGACGGTCAGCGTGGCCTCGTCGTACGAGAGCGTGCCTTCATAGAGCCCGCCCTGGCTTCCGTAGACCCGAAAGACGGCGCCCGAAAAGCTGGTCGTGTCGATCGGCGTGTCGTAGGTCAGCCGGATCGGTTCGTAGGGCAGCACGTTGGCCGAATACGGCGTCGGCTGCACGAACGCCGGCACCAGACCCTGCGCGGCGGCCGGCAGACTGCCCAGAAACGTGATGGCGAGGGCCAGCAGCGCGAACGAGGTGGACGAAAGACGGCGGGGACTCATAATTCACCCTCCATCCGCGCGAGCTGTGCGCGAAAGTGTTGCACGTGTTCGGTGTCGCCCACCTTCTCGTACGCCAGGATCAGGTTGCTCACGACATCGCGGTCTTCCGGCCGGCGTTCGTGGAGCAGCACCCCCACGCTGATGGCCCGCGAAAAATCCTCGACGGCGAGGTACGATTCACACAGGATCTTGAGCACGTCCCAGTCCGGCTGCGCGTGATCGGCCAGCACCTGCAGATGCGGCAACGCCTCGGCATACTTCTGCCGGTTATAGAGCAGGAAGGCCAGATTGCGCTCGTCGGCGTGGGTGTGGCCGCCATCGACCAGTGCGCGATAGTGGGCCTCGGCCTCATCGTACTGGGCGAGCTTTTCTTCGACGAAGGCCAGACGCCGCAGTCCGGGGCGGAAGGTCGGATCCATCTCGTGCACTTTCCGGGCATAGCCGATCGCCTGTTCGTAGGCGCCCTCGAGGGCGGTCAGTTCGGCGAGGTTGTTCCAGACCTCAAAATCGGTCTCATCGAGCTGCACGGCCGCTTCGTAGGCCGCGATGGCGGACGCCCGGTCGCCGGCCTGTACCGAGGCGTGTCCGAGCGCCCGAAAGGCATCCATCGACTCGGGATTGATCTGCGTGGCGTCGTCGAAATGGGCGGCCGCTTCAGGAAACGACTTGCTGGCGTAGGCGCTGGCGCCGCTGGCCATCGCGTTGCGAAAGGCAGATTCGAGCAGGAACGCGATCTGCTCGTTGTAGCGGGCCGTGCGGACGCTGGCCTGCTCGAAGGCGGCATGCGCGCCGGCGAAATCGCCCTGCTCCAGCCGGATGCGGCCGAGGAGAAAGTGGGCCTCGGTATTGGCCGGCCGCGTCGTGGCGACGTGCTCCGCCGCCTGGCGCGCCTCGTCCAGATTCCCGACACGTTCGTGGTAGGCGACTTCCCGCATCAGGGCGCTGTCGCAGCCCATCGCCACCCCCATGACACACAGCAGGAGCGACGCGAGATAAACTTTATCCAACAAGGCGAGCCTTTTCAGCTAGACCGGGGGGCGCAGAAGGGGGTGGTTGCCCGCGTCTGGCCGACAAGGGATCGTCGGCAGACGTTGCTCCGGAATGGATTGGAAACGTACGAACAGGGCCCGGGCCGGCATGGCGTGAAGCACAATGTGCCGGCCGAGCGCCGTTCTTTCCATCGACAAATAGTATGCCGAAAAGAGGTGCGTATCAGAACGATGAGGAGGGGCCGCTCAGCCCTTGTCCACCAGCCCCTGCTGCCACGCCCAGGCCGTCGCCTCGGCGCGGGAGCCGAGCTCCAGCTTCGTATAGATGTTGCTGACGTGTTTCTTGACCGTGCTCTCGGCGATGAACAGCTCCTCGCCGATCTGCACGTTGTTGTACCCGCGGGCCATGAGTTTGAGGACCTCGATTTCGCGCCGGCTGAGTTCCTCCATCGCGGGATCGGTTTTGGCCGTCCCGCCCCGCCGCTGTTTCATCATCGCGGCGGCCACTTCCCGGCTGAGCCACCCTTCCTCGCCCCGGGCGACGCCGCGCACGGCGGCGACGATGGTTTCGAGCGACTCCTGCTTGGTCAGGTAACCGGACGCCGCGCCGCTCTCGAAAAGACGCTCCAGGTAGTCCTCGTTTTCATGGGCGCTCAGGACGAGGATGCGGATGGTGTCGTCCGTCTCGCGCAACTGCCGCGCGACATCCACGCCGGACATGTCGGGCATCTCCATGTCGAGCACGAGGAGATGGGGTTTGAGGTCGCGCGCGAGCCGCAAGGCGTCGCGGCCGTTGTCGGCCTCTGCGATGACGGTGATATCCCGCTCCTGTTCAAGCCGCATACGGATCCCCGCGCGCAGCGGCGGATGATCGTCCGCCAGCACCACGCGGATCGGCGCCAAATCTTTTTCTGGATGCATGTACTGGTTCGCGCGTCAGCTTTTGTTACGTACTGCCTAGTCTGGGCGGGCCTCTATCCAACAATGCAAAAAATAGGACTTCAGAACGACACCGACACGTTTTTTATTTGCCGGCGTCGGCGCCTAACGCCCCGATGTCCGGGCGTTCGGCGCGGCAATCTTCAGCGATCCCCGAGCGGTCGCGCCGGCGCGCGCGACCTCCACCGTATACGTGCCCGCAGGAAGATACGTCTTCCCGTTGTCCGAGGCCGTGGGCCGTTCCTCCCCTTCCGATGGCGCTTCCCGCGCCCATCGCTCGACGGTTTCAGGCGCAATCGAGGCGTCGTATACCGGATAGTTCAGCCCGGCTTCCGCCTCGTCCCGCAGTACGGCCAGCTCCTCGTCCGCCTCGCCCAGGATGCGGATCGTCGCCGGGCCGGCCTCGCGGCTGTAATAGCCCAGCCGTATCTCAGGCTCGCTCGGCTCACTCCACATGGAAAACGATTGGCCCCACCGATCCGACGCGGTCACCCCCTCCACGGCAAATAGATGCACCTCTTCTTCCAATAACGGCTCTCTGAGTTGGCGGATGTGCGCCAGGCTGCCCACGTAGAGCGAACGCCCGTGCGTACCCACCACCAGCTCCTGCTCCCGCTCCTGCACGGCCAGGTCGTGGACCGGCGCATGCGGGATCCCGCGGTTCATTGCCATAAACGTCGCACCGCCATCCAGGCTCACGTACAGGCTGTGATCGGTGCCTACGTAGAGGAGGTCGGGATTGACGGCGTCTTCCAGCACCACGTTCACGGCCTCGGCGGGCAGCGCGGAACCGAGCCGCCGCCAGGTCGCGCCGGCGTCGTCGGAGCGGTAGACGTA
This window encodes:
- a CDS encoding tetratricopeptide repeat protein, translated to MLDKVYLASLLLCVMGVAMGCDSALMREVAYHERVGNLDEARQAAEHVATTRPANTEAHFLLGRIRLEQGDFAGAHAAFEQASVRTARYNEQIAFLLESAFRNAMASGASAYASKSFPEAAAHFDDATQINPESMDAFRALGHASVQAGDRASAIAAYEAAVQLDETDFEVWNNLAELTALEGAYEQAIGYARKVHEMDPTFRPGLRRLAFVEEKLAQYDEAEAHYRALVDGGHTHADERNLAFLLYNRQKYAEALPHLQVLADHAQPDWDVLKILCESYLAVEDFSRAISVGVLLHERRPEDRDVVSNLILAYEKVGDTEHVQHFRAQLARMEGEL
- a CDS encoding choice-of-anchor D domain-containing protein, with protein sequence MPSGPFEGWGRISTSTSSPPISPTARSGILNTAGQGFERALPAAYQTGALPQDANPIAITAADVDGDSDMDLLVVNTTAGNLAVFYKIGGREAPLDVLPPVLAYGELCVDEDSTQTVQVRNNTNHPVSVDVSVRPDAGVYFPDTAALVLEPGESGSIAVRFTPLAAEDYVAELVLRTRILAELCGLDAQQSIVEVTVPLVGRGVSSRFTATPDTLDFGMVVVGDSLVRSFDLLNEGNIAGDLSSFFASSPLFEVLAPIPPETIVAGGRQAVDVQFKPDVAGVYFDSLRVATVDLCGRDTFYVFLRAEAVDPLPDLIPRNLAVAAGLALTGLRVGDNLQVLADLENLYYPVPDTFRNRFVLVRPDGVSEPVGDIVTPGMNVEILPGLTSSSFALTQAGAHQVCFDADVLLDILEVDEENNRVCIGPFDVRPLLPDLFAADLARTDGLADPITRGQTHDFTGVVRNIGDLDVSEPFRVEIRSNDQVVDFATIEALAAGAETTFTASVDFPDPGTYTLVFRVDADFGIDEILEDNNDFVLGPFEVELPDALPVAPNPFTPNEDGFNDRVAFRIAEFGLTQPVLRIFSFEGRLLRTFDQVVDGALEWDGRDDDGRELRPGVYLYTVEEERDIVATGHITLAR
- a CDS encoding response regulator transcription factor, which codes for MHPEKDLAPIRVVLADDHPPLRAGIRMRLEQERDITVIAEADNGRDALRLARDLKPHLLVLDMEMPDMSGVDVARQLRETDDTIRILVLSAHENEDYLERLFESGAASGYLTKQESLETIVAAVRGVARGEEGWLSREVAAAMMKQRRGGTAKTDPAMEELSRREIEVLKLMARGYNNVQIGEELFIAESTVKKHVSNIYTKLELGSRAEATAWAWQQGLVDKG
- a CDS encoding VCBS repeat-containing protein, translating into MSPRRLSSTSFALLALAITFLGSLPAAAQGLVPAFVQPTPYSANVLPYEPIRLTYDTPIDTTSFSGAVFRVYGSQGGLYEGTLSYDEATLTVIYTLPCAMREGERVSVTVSGIRALSGASQAPFQWQFVPAAAYGSGRFEGPDVFSLGAGDAPVHLYAGDLDGDLLPDAVVANSGSNSIAIYLNQGSRPRRYSQRIDVRVGSGPYAISGGDWNADGAVDLVVSNLLESTLTLVFNDGNGLFSTQTLDTGERPVRTAVGDFDNDGDQDIAVSAFGVDQIYVHLNNGDGTFAPPAVYDVGASPAGLVAGDFDNDGFLDLYAASLGDQRLDYLHNDGTGAFEPTVTTPLPFSPAAIEAADVLSADTTRYGDARLDLVVSAQDSRNVVVLQNTGNGAALQLSQALPVDSTSSQALALVVADIDSTDALGAFRGLGQDFDLDVVTAHLADGEIRHSEYRRPGV